Genomic window (Dictyoglomus thermophilum H-6-12):
AACAGATGAAGGCAATACAAAAAGAACTTGGAGAAATAGATCCTAGAGAGATGGAAATCAATGAACTACGGCAAAAGCTTCAAGAAGCAAAACTTCCACCTGAAGCTATGAAGGAGGCAGAAAGAGAATTAGAAAGACTCTCCTTAATGCCGCCTGGATCTGCAGAGTATACAGTAACGAGGACTTATCTTGACTGGCTCATAAGCTTACCGTGGGCAATTTCTACAGAAGATAATTTAGATATAAAAAGGGCAGAAGAAATATTAAATGAAGATCACTATGACTTAGAAAAAGTAAAAGAGAGAATATTAGAGTACTTAGCGGTAAGGAAATTAAAGAGTGACATGAAGGGACCAATATTATGTTTTGTAGGTCCTCCAGGAGTTGGTAAAACCTCCCTTGGAAAATCTATTGCTCGAGCCCTTGGGAGAAAATTCGTAAGAATTTCTCTTGGAGGAATAAGAGATGAAGCAGAAATAAGAGGACATAGAAGAACTTATGTGGGAGCTCTTCCTGGAAGGATTATTCAAGGAATAAGAAAAGCAGAATCAAACAACCCAGTATTTATGCTTGACGAGATAGATAAGTTAGGCTCTGACTTTAGAGGAGATCCTGCTGCAGCCTTATTAGAGGTATTAGATCCTGAACAGAATAATGCCTTTGTGGATAATTATTTAGGGGTACCCTTTGATTTATCAAAAGTAATGTTTATAGCAACGGCTAATGTGCTTTATACCATACCACCAGCCCTACTTGACAGAATGGAGGTTATAGAGCTCCCTGGTTATACCGAATATCAAAAGATGGGAATAGCCAAAGGCTTTCTCATACCAAGACAACTTAAAGAACACGGATTAGAAAAGGAACAAATAGAATTTAGCGATGATGCCATAAGAAAGATTATAAGAGAATACACCCGTGAGGCAGGAGTAAGAAACTTAGAGAGAGAGATAGCTAGCATAATTAGAAAGGTAGCAAAAGGAATAGCAGAAGGAAGTATAACTGAAAAAGTTATAGTAAAAGTAGAGGATGTTCCAAAATACTTAGGTCCAGAGAAATATACCTATGGTATGAAGGGAGAAAAGGACGAAGTGGGTGTTGCCACAGGCCTTGCATGGACAGAAGCAGGAGGCGATATATTATTTGTAGAAGCATTAGTTGTAGAAGGAAAAGGAAACCTTATACTAACAGGAAAATTAGGAGAGGTAATGCAGGAATCAGCAAAAACTGCCCTATCTTATGTAAGATCTAAACTAAAGGACTTAAATGTAAGTTATGAGTTATTAGAAAAAGCAGATATTCATGTGCATGTTCCCTCAGGTGCAATTCCCAAAGATGGACCTTCAGCTGGGGTAACTATAGCCACAGCCATAGCATCTGCCCTTACTAGAAGACCCGTCAAAAAAGATATTGGAATGACTGGTGAAATAACTCTAAGAGGAAAAGTACTTCCTGTAGGAGGAATAAGAGAAAAAGTACTTGCTGCCCATAGAGCAGGACTTACTGCAGTAATTATGCCAAAAGAAAATAAGAAAGATTTAGAAGAGATTCCCGAAGAAGTAAAGAAAGAGATAACCTTCTACTTTGTGGAACATGCTGATGAGGTCCTAAACCTTGCCCTCCTGGAGGTGAAAGAGAGTGCTGAGCAGAGAAATCCTGAAAGAATTGGGTAATCTTTCCTTTCAGCCCTACCTGGTAACCACCTTATATCTGAATGTTTCTCCTTTGAAAAATCCAAAAGGAGAGTACAAAATTATTTGGAAAGATATGAAGAAAAACCTTCTTGATTCGCTGAATTTAGAGGGAGATGTTAAAAAATCAGTTTTATCTGACTTAGAATATATAGAAAATATAGTTGATCAAGTTTCCTTTGGTTCTG
Coding sequences:
- the lon gene encoding endopeptidase La, with amino-acid sequence MEERELNQTQDIPEVLPILPLRETVVYPQMLIPLIVGREKSIRLVEDALSGNKLIGMCMQKTPVEDPTPDDIYRIGTVGIIVRSLRFPDNTLRLFVQGLQRIRVIEFLETEPYFKAKVEVIEEKVEKTVEIEGMMRNLLNLFQKMASLIPQFPEELLINAMNIQEPGRLADFIAFNTNLNINEKQEILETIDVKERLQKVTYYLTRELEILEIANKIQNEVKNEIEKSQKEYFLRQQMKAIQKELGEIDPREMEINELRQKLQEAKLPPEAMKEAERELERLSLMPPGSAEYTVTRTYLDWLISLPWAISTEDNLDIKRAEEILNEDHYDLEKVKERILEYLAVRKLKSDMKGPILCFVGPPGVGKTSLGKSIARALGRKFVRISLGGIRDEAEIRGHRRTYVGALPGRIIQGIRKAESNNPVFMLDEIDKLGSDFRGDPAAALLEVLDPEQNNAFVDNYLGVPFDLSKVMFIATANVLYTIPPALLDRMEVIELPGYTEYQKMGIAKGFLIPRQLKEHGLEKEQIEFSDDAIRKIIREYTREAGVRNLEREIASIIRKVAKGIAEGSITEKVIVKVEDVPKYLGPEKYTYGMKGEKDEVGVATGLAWTEAGGDILFVEALVVEGKGNLILTGKLGEVMQESAKTALSYVRSKLKDLNVSYELLEKADIHVHVPSGAIPKDGPSAGVTIATAIASALTRRPVKKDIGMTGEITLRGKVLPVGGIREKVLAAHRAGLTAVIMPKENKKDLEEIPEEVKKEITFYFVEHADEVLNLALLEVKESAEQRNPERIG